The Candidatus Zixiibacteriota bacterium genome includes a window with the following:
- a CDS encoding iron-containing alcohol dehydrogenase — translation MKNFEFHIPTKIIFSRGGISRLGSILRPFEDNILIVTDKIVSSKSPAVEAARENLKDRTVAVFDDVEENPSIDTITRGKKTAVSNKADIIVGIGGGSCMDAAKGIAVLATNPGEIGVYMAGKSLENKPLPNICIPTTSGTGSEVTPYAVFTDREKKSKGAIGFEEIFPRVALVDPELTYTMPENVIVSTGMDVLTHAVEAYLSTESFKMNDMLALHAIEIVRDNLPVARDGDKGAMDAMAYASTLGGIAIAHASTILLHIMAYPLTVYHNIPHGKANAILLPEFLNFMREKSTVIEKVVRLDSMFEKVGGIQAFVNSLGISTSLSEYGVDPGEFANFAGKTIIRGDIKITPATITKESIVDIYQKAL, via the coding sequence ATGAAGAATTTTGAATTTCATATTCCGACAAAAATTATTTTCAGTCGAGGTGGAATTTCCAGATTGGGCAGTATCCTGCGTCCATTCGAAGATAATATTCTTATTGTAACCGATAAAATTGTGTCGTCAAAAAGTCCAGCTGTGGAGGCCGCTCGTGAAAATTTAAAAGATCGCACGGTCGCCGTTTTTGATGACGTGGAAGAGAATCCATCAATCGACACAATCACACGGGGAAAAAAGACCGCGGTTTCGAACAAGGCCGACATTATCGTCGGCATTGGAGGAGGATCGTGCATGGACGCGGCCAAGGGAATCGCGGTATTGGCCACTAATCCCGGAGAGATAGGCGTATATATGGCCGGTAAAAGTCTCGAGAATAAACCTCTGCCTAATATTTGCATCCCCACAACATCCGGTACCGGAAGCGAAGTGACTCCTTATGCCGTCTTTACCGATAGAGAAAAAAAGTCTAAAGGAGCGATCGGTTTTGAGGAAATATTTCCTCGCGTAGCATTAGTGGACCCTGAACTTACCTACACTATGCCCGAAAATGTAATTGTAAGTACCGGAATGGATGTTTTGACGCACGCCGTCGAAGCATACTTATCGACTGAATCGTTTAAGATGAACGATATGCTGGCGCTGCATGCGATTGAAATCGTCCGGGATAATTTGCCTGTGGCTCGGGATGGAGATAAAGGTGCGATGGATGCCATGGCTTATGCCTCAACTCTGGGCGGAATTGCTATTGCGCATGCCAGCACGATTTTGCTTCATATAATGGCGTATCCGTTGACCGTATATCATAATATTCCGCACGGCAAAGCTAACGCCATTTTATTGCCGGAGTTTTTGAATTTCATGAGGGAAAAATCGACAGTGATTGAAAAAGTAGTACGGCTCGATAGTATGTTTGAGAAAGTCGGAGGCATTCAAGCATTTGTTAATAGTCTGGGGATTTCAACGTCTCTATCGGAATACGGGGTTGATCCTGGAGAGTTTGCTAACTTTGCTGGAAAGACAATCATCAGGGGCGATATAAAAATTACGCCCGCGACAATTACCAAAGAGTCAATTGTGGATATTTATCAGAAAGCATTATGA